A genomic segment from bacterium encodes:
- a CDS encoding SRPBCC family protein yields the protein MAHTENSIIIEAERDRVFDVTNDIERWPELFDEYKEAKILCREDNKITFQLTNNEGKIWRSSRILDKENYQCTAEREEPKFPFKFMHLKWFYEEVPQGTKMTWIQDFEMDSESGYTNEEAENAINEHSKVNMERIKKIIETEG from the coding sequence ATGGCGCATACGGAGAATTCTATCATTATTGAAGCAGAAAGAGATAGAGTGTTTGATGTTACCAATGACATTGAGAGATGGCCTGAACTCTTCGATGAGTATAAGGAGGCCAAAATTTTGTGTAGAGAAGATAACAAAATCACCTTTCAGTTGACAAATAACGAAGGTAAGATCTGGCGTTCCAGTAGAATACTGGATAAAGAGAACTATCAATGTACTGCCGAGCGGGAGGAACCAAAATTTCCCTTCAAGTTTATGCATCTTAAATGGTTCTATGAAGAAGTTCCTCAAGGAACCAAGATGACTTGGATTCAAGATTTTGAGATGGACTCTGAATCAGGATATACTAATGAGGAAGCAGAAAATGCTATAAACGAACATTCTAAGGTAAATATGGAAAGAATTAAAAAGATAATAGAAACAGAAGGTTAA
- a CDS encoding cyclase family protein, whose amino-acid sequence MDNNLKIIDLSITIEECTLEPFPVKIKRLDHVKGASYLGRDIIFSKHKPLLENLKNLFRYLCGTRKLTKNDFPNGEFISNERITASVHTGTHLDAPYHFGSCCERRPAKTIDQIPLEWCYGDGVVLNLSHKEPGDSILPGDIEEALTKIKYKIKPYDIVLIQTNADKYWGTKEYYFKFPGMSQEATAWLVERGVKIIGIDSLGFDRPFDYMLQAYFRTKDNKYLWPAHIYGRTKEYCHLERLANLDQIPKPYDFKVVCFPIKIKDVGASWIRPVAIIENNERR is encoded by the coding sequence ATGGATAATAATTTAAAAATTATTGATTTAAGTATTACTATCGAAGAATGTACTCTGGAACCATTTCCAGTAAAGATTAAGCGTTTAGATCATGTGAAGGGGGCTAGTTATTTGGGACGAGATATCATATTCTCGAAACATAAGCCATTATTGGAGAATCTAAAGAATCTTTTCAGATATCTATGTGGAACAAGGAAACTTACTAAAAATGATTTTCCTAATGGAGAGTTCATTTCTAATGAAAGAATTACAGCCTCTGTCCATACAGGAACTCACTTAGATGCTCCTTATCATTTTGGCTCTTGTTGTGAAAGAAGACCAGCAAAAACAATTGATCAGATACCCTTAGAATGGTGTTATGGAGACGGCGTTGTCCTTAATCTAAGCCATAAAGAACCTGGGGATTCTATACTCCCTGGAGATATAGAAGAGGCTTTGACAAAGATTAAATACAAGATTAAACCATATGATATTGTACTGATTCAGACAAATGCCGACAAATACTGGGGAACAAAAGAATATTACTTTAAGTTTCCTGGAATGAGCCAGGAAGCTACAGCCTGGCTTGTAGAAAGAGGTGTGAAGATAATTGGCATCGACAGTTTAGGTTTTGACCGTCCATTTGACTATATGTTACAAGCCTATTTCAGAACAAAGGATAACAAATATCTATGGCCTGCTCATATATATGGAAGAACAAAGGAGTATTGTCATCTTGAAAGGTTAGCTAATCTTGATCAGATACCCAAGCCATATGATTTTAAGGTTGTATGTTTCCCTATAAAGATAAAGGATGTTGGAGCCAGTTGGATACGTCCTGTAGCAATAATTGAAAATAACGAGAGGAGGTGA
- a CDS encoding SRPBCC family protein gives MGCTKNSIIIQSEIDKVFNITNDIERWPLLFDESQSTRILSRNGKEVTFEMTNKKGQTWCSKRIIDKENYRAIAQRGEPTFPYKFMNIEWLYEKVSNGTKMICIQEFEMAPEAGVTDGEMEAKINNHVVTNLQKIKAKIESGVLTD, from the coding sequence ATGGGTTGTACTAAAAACTCAATAATTATCCAATCTGAAATAGATAAGGTTTTCAATATTACTAATGATATTGAGAGGTGGCCTCTGTTGTTTGACGAATCTCAGTCAACCAGGATATTAAGTAGAAATGGGAAAGAAGTTACATTCGAGATGACAAATAAAAAAGGGCAAACATGGTGTTCTAAGAGAATCATCGATAAAGAAAACTATCGTGCCATTGCCCAACGAGGAGAGCCTACATTTCCATATAAGTTTATGAATATTGAATGGCTCTATGAGAAGGTATCTAATGGAACCAAAATGATCTGTATTCAGGAGTTTGAAATGGCACCTGAAGCAGGGGTGACTGATGGGGAAATGGAAGCAAAGATTAATAACCATGTTGTTACAAATTTACAGAAGATTAAAGCTAAGATAGAATCAGGTGTTTTGACTGATTAA
- a CDS encoding MFS transporter, translating to MRKIAYKNIYLGLLCLEAFAVIMNVAAMSGLVPAIATTFHISNFTAGKIIVVYMIPYGISALFYGYIGDRVSKKAVKVTCSLAFVIFSILCGLAISFKAIIIFRGLSGVVAASTIPISLTLIGDMFPKEERGRAVGIFLSTTYFSTVSGVFLSGILNWRWMFLLPALVGLVAWGLIFFFLPDSEITYKGERETYWKILFSKEGIMVYCYIILTSFMMNGIYSWLGVFLYQEHQMGQFQISTLLTLTGIGSVFGGLIGGILSDKWGKVTMVISGSFLTAAAVHIFTSQILFISIAVALLIYGIGRTINHGSLVTMLTDFPTESRSKAVSLNSFIRFISGGMGTIITGVFVREDFQSTFTIYAIILILCSAVAYPILTPKRMLMLK from the coding sequence ATGAGAAAGATTGCTTATAAAAATATCTATTTAGGTTTATTATGTCTTGAGGCATTTGCTGTAATAATGAATGTAGCTGCAATGTCAGGTTTAGTACCTGCAATTGCTACTACATTCCATATCTCAAACTTTACAGCAGGAAAGATTATAGTTGTCTACATGATTCCTTATGGCATTTCAGCTCTTTTCTACGGATATATAGGAGATAGAGTAAGTAAAAAAGCAGTTAAGGTCACTTGTTCGTTAGCCTTTGTGATTTTTAGTATTCTATGTGGGTTAGCTATTTCATTTAAAGCAATTATAATCTTCCGGGGCTTATCTGGAGTTGTAGCAGCATCAACAATACCAATTTCATTAACCTTAATTGGAGATATGTTCCCTAAAGAAGAAAGAGGAAGGGCAGTGGGGATATTCTTAAGCACAACCTATTTTTCAACTGTTTCAGGTGTGTTCTTGAGTGGCATACTTAATTGGAGATGGATGTTCCTCTTGCCAGCTTTGGTTGGATTAGTCGCCTGGGGATTAATATTCTTCTTCCTTCCTGATTCAGAAATTACATATAAAGGAGAGAGAGAAACTTATTGGAAAATATTATTTTCTAAGGAGGGAATAATGGTTTATTGCTATATAATTCTGACAAGCTTTATGATGAATGGCATCTACTCATGGTTAGGAGTATTCCTCTATCAAGAGCATCAAATGGGGCAGTTCCAAATTAGCACTCTTCTTACTTTAACAGGAATTGGTTCAGTATTTGGTGGTTTAATTGGTGGAATTTTATCTGATAAATGGGGAAAGGTAACAATGGTCATTTCAGGATCATTTCTTACTGCAGCAGCAGTGCATATATTTACCTCTCAAATTCTATTTATATCGATTGCAGTAGCTTTGTTGATTTATGGAATAGGTAGGACAATCAACCATGGTTCACTTGTCACTATGTTAACAGATTTTCCTACTGAATCACGAAGCAAAGCTGTATCGCTGAATAGTTTTATCCGTTTTATAAGTGGCGGGATGGGTACAATAATAACTGGAGTTTTTGTAAGAGAGGATTTTCAAAGTACTTTTACAATATACGCAATCATCCTTATACTATGTAGTGCGGTGGCATATCCTATTTTGACTCCCAAAAGGATGTTGATGTTAAAATGA
- the acpS gene encoding holo-ACP synthase, with amino-acid sequence MIYGIGNDIIEISKIKKSILSSNGAFLMRVFTDYEIKYCNSKKNRYQHYAVRFAAKEALMKAIGIGWQKGVKWKDVEVRNGELGKPTLNLYGKVKQLVDEMGVRNVLVTLSHCEEYAVAEVVLEN; translated from the coding sequence ATGATCTACGGTATTGGAAATGATATTATTGAAATATCTAAGATTAAAAAATCAATATTAAGCTCAAATGGTGCCTTTCTTATGAGAGTATTTACTGATTATGAGATAAAATATTGTAATAGTAAAAAAAATAGATATCAGCATTATGCAGTTAGATTTGCAGCTAAGGAAGCTTTGATGAAAGCCATAGGTATAGGGTGGCAAAAGGGTGTAAAATGGAAAGATGTTGAGGTAAGAAATGGGGAATTAGGTAAACCCACCCTCAATTTATATGGTAAGGTAAAACAATTAGTTGATGAAATGGGAGTGAGAAATGTGTTGGTTACCCTTTCTCATTGCGAAGAGTATGCGGTGGCAGAAGTGGTTTTGGAGAATTAA